GTCCTTTTCAGGGGCGATGAGGCCCACCAGCGCATCGGCCCGGACATCCGCCGGAAGGGGAGTCTGCAGGATGATGCCGTTCACAGACGGCTCTGCGCTCAGGTCCCGCAGCACACTGGCCAGCACCTGCTCTGTGGCGTCATGGCCCAGGTCAATGATCCGGCAGTCAATGCCGGCACGTTCCGCTGCGCGTTCGATGGAGCGGACGTACCAGAGCGTTGATTCGTCGTCTGTAGCCATGACGACGGCGAGCACGGGACGCAGGCTGTCCTGTTCGAGACTCCTGGCCTCATCCTGGGTCTTCTCCCGGATGATCCCGGCAAGTGTCTTTCCCGAAAGCGTTGCAGTGCTCAACGGAGGATCCTTTCACGTACGCGTGCCACCAGGGAATCGGCGGCGAGGACAATCTTGTCCTCAAGGCCGTCCGTCTGATTCGACAGGAGCAACCGTGTCCCGGGGTCCTTGATGGCCACTACGTTGATGTCGATATTGACGCGTGCGGTGGTTGCGGCCGCGCGGGCGGCATCGGCGGCGGCGGCGACGTCACTGATGACGTTGGCATTTGCCACCTCAAACAGCTCTGTGGCGAGTTCCACCACAGCGCCGGCAACTTCGATGAGTTGTGCCGGTGTCTGTGCCGCCTGGACGAGGGCCGCATCAATGGTCTGGGCCCGGGTGGCCTTGAGCTCCTCTGTGGTGGAGGGGAGCTTGTAAG
The window above is part of the Pseudarthrobacter sp. NS4 genome. Proteins encoded here:
- a CDS encoding cyclodeaminase/cyclohydrolase family protein — its product is MISAETIHSYLTRLASRQPTPGGGAAGALHAAQGAALVAMVARYTTGGKYEQHAALVQRITEASDGLVSEALRLADADEQAFQGVIDAYKLPSTTEELKATRAQTIDAALVQAAQTPAQLIEVAGAVVELATELFEVANANVISDVAAAADAARAAATTARVNIDINVVAIKDPGTRLLLSNQTDGLEDKIVLAADSLVARVRERILR